The stretch of DNA TAAGCCGGCATCACTGACTTGGGTGCCAGCTAAATCAACTGTAAGGACTCGCTCGAACGCTCCCAAATACTCATCATCCACTGCATCAGGAATCCAGAAAGGACGAATGATTTGTGATTGCGTCTCTCCGCCAAGCATTCTAACCTCAGCAATGACTGTTTGATTGCGATGATACGGCAACCAGACCATCAACGCCCCACCGCTAATCAGCAACACCACGGCGATGAGCACCAGCGTGCCCGTGCGTGGTAGGCGGCTTTTGGGGGCAGAGTCAGTCATGATGTACGCTCATTTGTGTCAGTGGTTCGACGTTATTCGGATGATGGTGTCCACTCGATTTTGCAATCGGGTAAGGATTGTCGGAGTTTCTCGATTCCTGCTTGCGTTACTTGGGTGTCCCCTAGCGACAGATTTTTTAGGTGGGTCAACCCACGAAGATGCTCAAGCCCGGCATCACTGACTCGTGTGTTTGTGAGTCCCAGGGTCTTAAGGTTGGCAAGCCCTTGAAGGCTTTCAAGTCCTACATTGCTGACTTGAGTGCCGTTGAGAGATAGACCTCGAAGGTTGGAAAGCCCTCGAAGATACACAAGTCCCGCATCACTGACGTGGGTGTTGGTGAGTGACAGGATTTCGAGATCGGCAAGCCCTTCGAGATGCTCAAACTCTGCAGGACTGATTTGGGCACCGGTTAATCTAATTTGAGTAACTCTTCCGAATACACTCAAATATTCATCATCTACTGAATCCGGCATCCAACTGGGGGGAAAAACCTCGGTCACAACATCACCACCCAACCGCTCAATCACCGAGGTCGCCCGCTGCCCACGATGATATTTCCTATACGGTTGCCACACCATCAACACTCCATCGCCAATCAGCAACACCACGGCGATGAGCAATAGCGTGCTCGTGCGTGGCAGGCGGCTTTGGGGCGATTGTGATTCGGTCATGGCGAACGATCCTTTCCGCTCGGATTGTATCAGGGTCCAATCTAGGAGGGCAGAGGAATTGCGTGAGCAATACTTTTGCGGAGATAATGATCTGCAACGTTATTCGCCAAGAAGATCAAAGCCGGTCCTCTGGACACCGTGCCGCTGGATGAGAATCCGTATGCCGACTGGTCAGCCCACCTGTTCACGGTGGATCGCACCCAATACATCATTCTGTCAAACACGAAGTCGCTTTGTTCGTGCGTGATATTCGGTAAAGGAATCCCTGATCGGCTATCGCCCAAAGAACCCCCGTTCGATTCTGAACTGGCTTACCGTTTTGAATGCCGTACACGGGCAGGATGGACTTTGCATCTACGATGTTTCTCAGATCATGAATCAGCGATTGAATTCTGCTGACTTCGCCCTAGGTTTCTTTTGCGGAGGCTGCCACCTCCTGAGTCGTCTGCTTTTCCTCAGTGGGCTGATCTTTCGGCTGACTTTTTGTCAGTTGCCCACAAACCGTAGCCGTCATTGTCGTCATGCCAATGACGAAGAAGCCGACCAGCCTCGGAGAACAAAGTGTGGTGCAGTTCATCGAATGTCTTTCGCAGGACCTAAGCGAGCCGCGATCGGCACAGAGAGTTGGAAGAGGGTTTGGCACGGGGAGGCCGGTCGCCAATTAAAACTCCCCCTGCCCCTCCCGCGTCTGACGTCCCGATTTCATGTCTCCCCTGCTCTGCTGCGTTTAGTTTCAGACGGGCCAAAGCCGTGCGCTATCAAAACGTGCGTATCAAGCGGGGCCTTTGACGGACTGATCGGTCAGCGTGACATTCAACTCGCGTGCGCCCTTAGCTGCGGAATTTAGAAAAATCCCAAATTATTGAGAATATTGTGTTAAGTTCGGGGCCGATTGGCTAATGCCTAATATTAGAAGGGATAAATATGGTCCAACAGATCAAAGAGCAGGCTTTCTGCATGAGTGATCCGACGGTACATGACGCCACTCCCGAGCAACTTGATGAGGACTTCTGTCAAAAATTAGCCTCGGTGCAGAACATATTGTTGAGCTATGTCATCTCGCTTGTTCGGGACGTCGACACGGCACGTGACATCACTCAAGAGACCAACTTAGCGCTCTGGCGGAAGCGCCGCTCGTATTCACCTGCTGAGAGCTTCAATAGCTGGGCGCTACGATTTGCTCATCTCCAGACACTGGCGGCCCTGAAATCGCGCCGACGTGATCGTTTGGCATTTGATCAGGAGTTAATGGGGCAGTTGGCCAGTGAGGCAGCCGATGTCTATGGGGATCTCGAAGATCGCGTTCTAAAGCTGCGGGAATGTTTATCCCGGTTGCCCAGGCACCAGCACGACATCGTCTTGCTGCGGTATCACAACGAGTCCCAATTGACTGCAGAAGTTTCCCCGGGGGCAAATACCATTGATTTTGAACTGACGTCGTCCTGACAGTCCTGGGAGGTCCGGACAACAGTAGGCTCCCGGCGGTTTGCCTTTTATTCGATCCCAGCTGGGTACATAGTGATGAATGGGCGTGTTTCGTAACATTCAAACGTCAGCAGTGCCGGTTGACAGGTCGATGTCGATGCGGGAGAGGGAACGATTGATTCAGTTGTCCAAAGAGTCTGACTCAGTGCATCCCGAGAGTGTGCCAGCTTCTGCTCGGCACGTACGCTGCCGTTCCCGTTGATCGTTGAGACCTGACTCAACTGCAACAAGTTCGACAAGGAAAGTAACCCAATGAGACGTTTGAGCTTCTGCATCGCGCTGATCACTTACTTGAATGCTCTTGCCGCACCCCAAGTCGTTCGCGGGGAGGAACAAACGGAGCTTTCTCAAACGGCAAAGCCGCCGAATCTGTTGTTCATTTTGACTGACCAACACCGACAGGACGGTGTGGGGGCATATGGCCTGAGTTCTGTCAAGACGCCACACATTGACCGTCTAGCTATCGATGGAATTCGTTTTGAGCTCGCCTATGCAGCTCAGCCTGTCTGTTCTCCCAATCGCGCTTCGATTTTCTCGGGATTGTATCCGCATGGGCATGGCGTGCCGGAGAATAATATCCCTCTTCCCGAAAAAGTTGTGACGTTTGCAAATCGGCTGCAGTCTGCCGGCTACGAGACCGGCTACTTTGGAAAGTGGCATCTTGGTCGCCGCTTTGGAACGGGCTTTGAACAGTTCCCGGAATATCCAGCAGACGGACGTGGGAAGGATCATTATTTCATCATGGCCGATGGCAGTCGACGATATGCACCTGACGTGTTGACGGATGATGCGATCGAATTTCTCCGCAAGAAACGGGACCGTCCTTTCTTTGCAATGTTGAGCTACTATCCCCCGCATCCACCTTATTCGGTTCCGCAGAAATATGAGGATCTTTATCTCAAGGACTATCCTGATGAGCCGTTGAGGCGTAGTTATTACGGAATGTGCACGAAAGTGGACGAACAGATCGGCCGTTTGCTGGATGTTCTTGATGAATTGGATGTGCGGGACAATACGCTCATCGTGTTCACCACGGAACACGGACACTTCTTTCAGGGGGGAGGGGGACGAGGCGACCGCCTAGACAAACGGAGTCTCAAACGAGCCTGCTATGATGAAGCCGCTCGGATTCCCCTAGTCATGTGTCTGCCCGGTGTGATTCCCGACGGGCAGACGAGCCGTCAGCTGATTTGCTCGGTGGATCTCAAGCCGACGCTGCTCAATCTACTTGGGCTTGAAATCCCTGAAAACCTGCACGGACATGACCTGAGTGAGGTTGTCCGGGGGCGCGTCAAGCAACTTCGCAACTATCTCGTCTTTGTCAATGTGCCGTTCGTCGAACAGCCTGAGCGCGGACTGGAGCGTTGCGTCCGCAATGACCAGTGGAAGCTCATTCTGTCCGATACGGTCAACCCCGAACTCTACGACATGCACAACGATCCCCAAGAGCATCACAACCTTTATGAGCAGAGGCGGGACAGTCCAGTAGTTCGGGGGCTGGTCAATGACTTGGCCGAATGGTCCGACGAAGTTCATGATCCGCTGACGCCACAGCTGATCAATCAGCTCGCACCATCTGAGGCCGGCATCCAACAATCTCCCTGATATGGCGACGGATGGTTGGTTGGTGTATTCTGCCATATTGTCTATAGCGGGGCATTCCAGAATCGGCACTTTGAGGAAGCACAATATCTGATGAAAAATTCTGAATCATCAACTCACCGGCGGCGGTTTCTGAAATCAGTCGTGGCCGGTGTTGCAATTGGATCGTCTGGTGTGCAGGTTCGTTTGGCAGAGGGAGCTGACAATCAGAAAGGCCAGACACCGGCGTCATTTCCAGAGATCGCCAAAGGTGAAGTCCTTCGCACAGATGGTGAGCTTGTTGCTGAGAATGCACTTCGTGAGTCAGCGCGCACGATTCCGGTCGCTGGCCGGAGCGATGTGCTCGTCTGTGGCGGCGGGCCGGCTGGAATTGGCGCAGCTCTGGCGGCGGCTCGTGCCGGAGCGAGTGTGCAGCTCATTGAAGTCGGCGGTTGTCTGGGAGGGGTTTGGACGGCCGGACTGCTGACCAAAATTCTCAATGGCGGGGGGAAAGCAGGAGTCATGCAAGAACTCCTCTCCGACTTGGCTGAGCGCGGTAGTTCCGTCGCGCGGGAGACATCCGGAACCGTCTACGACCCGGAGTTGATGAAGCTGCTGCTTGAGGAAAAGTGCATTGAAGCGGGTGTGAAAATCCAGTTACATACACGGCTCGTGGGAACCGTCACCAATCAGAAGAATCAGATTGTCGCGATCATCACGGAATCAAAATCGGGTCGGCAGGCCTGGGTGGCACAGCGATTCATCGATTGCTCCGGCGATGGCGATTTGGCTGCACAGGCGGGATGCCAGTTTGACGTTGGCATCGGCTCCCAGTGCGAATGCCAACCGATGTCACTGATCGCGCTGCTCACAGGGATTGAACCGTCGGAGGTTACGGAATTCATACGAGAAAATGGATCAGCGGCCAAATCTCGATTGCTAAAACTCATGCGGGGGGCAGGAATCAAACCTTCCTATCGCGCTCCCACGCTTCGGCATCTGCATAGCGGCATCTTTTCGCTGATGACGAATCATGAGTACGGGGTTTCTGCGACAGATGCCGGCCAGGTTACCGAAGCGACGATTCGCGCCCGCGCCGAAGTGCATGCCATCGTTCATGATCTCAGAAAACTTGGCGGACCATGGAGCAATCTTGCAGTCGTGTCGTCGGCGGAACAAATTGGTGTTCGTGAAGGCCGCCGCATTCGCGGCCGCTACACCATTACCGGCAATGATATTATCACCGGATTGCGACACAAAGATGCGGTCTGTCGGGCGAATTTTGCCATCGATGTTCACAACGTATTCCCCGATGGTTCGAATCCTGCTGACGTGAAGCGTTATCGATCTGCGGGGGTCAAGGCATATGACATTCCGCTTCCCGCACTGATCGCGGCTGATGTGGACGGTTTGATGATGGCCGGCCGCTGCATCAGCGGTGACTTCATCGCTCACTCAAGCTACCGCGTGACCGGGAATTCTGTGCCCATGGGCGAAGCAGCTGGTTTGACGTCCGTTGCGTCCCTCAAACAAGGAGTCATGCCACATGAACTCTCCTGGGACACGGTCCAGAAGGCTACCTAATTTCACGAGCTCGAGGATGGCGATGATCGATTGCGGTAGGGGCGACCCTTTCGGGCCGCCCGCCGTGCAAATCCGTATGTGAGGGATTACCGCATACGGCTCCTCCCTTGAGTCGGGCGCGAAACCGAACGTCGGGGTAGAGGTGAAAAATGCGGAACAGGTGCTTGCGAACCAAGCGTTGCTTGCGTTTCCAAGTCCAGCGCTGTCGGCCCCGCTGACTGCGCATGGAACGCTGTCTTACTAACACACCCTGAAATCGATCCGGCAGCGTGCCGTTTAGAACTCGCCGATGATTTCGCCACCCGAGCGAGTCCAGAGCGCGCGATAGAGTGTCTCGTCAATCGAATCTCCCGCTCCACGGACGCTCCCATCCATCAACAGGACATTGGCAATGCCGGAGTGATAGCTGCGGGCAGCGGTTAGTTTTGACGAGCCGGAGATCGCATCGGGGATCTGGCTGTTGGGCGTCAAGAATCCGTTCATCACCGGGCCAAAGGGAACAGTCCCTCGCAGCCAGGCGGTTAATCGAAAGCCTTCCGTATTCGCATAGGGAGGTGCGGCGGCAACTTCAGCGTAGCCCCCTTCGGCAACCATAATAAAATGCATCGCCTCGGCGCTTCTGATGTGTGGTACGCCAGTTACCGCGTGCCGCGTACGGCTCGAATCGGTTACAAGCTCGCACTGGATGCCATGGCACCCCGTTCGCAATCGGATACGGACCGGGCCTTCCCACTGCCGCTCGTCGTCCTGGGGTTGGGATTGATTGGTGTCAATCCTGAACAATGCCTGCCCATTGTCGTCGAGCAACCACGGTTGTTGCAGGATCTGACTGAAAGTGCCGAACGCGCTTCGGTGACCCGCCAGGACAACATCGTAATTGTGGGCATCGATCCGGA from Symmachiella dynata encodes:
- a CDS encoding leucine-rich repeat domain-containing protein, encoding MTESQSPQSRLPRTSTLLLIAVVLLIGDGVLMVWQPYRKYHRGQRATSVIERLGGDVVTEVFPPSWMPDSVDDEYLSVFGRVTQIRLTGAQISPAEFEHLEGLADLEILSLTNTHVSDAGLVYLRGLSNLRGLSLNGTQVSNVGLESLQGLANLKTLGLTNTRVSDAGLEHLRGLTHLKNLSLGDTQVTQAGIEKLRQSLPDCKIEWTPSSE
- a CDS encoding DUF6933 domain-containing protein, with the translated sequence MKAGPLDTVPLDENPYADWSAHLFTVDRTQYIILSNTKSLCSCVIFGKGIPDRLSPKEPPFDSELAYRFECRTRAGWTLHLRCFSDHESAIEFC
- a CDS encoding sigma factor, yielding MVQQIKEQAFCMSDPTVHDATPEQLDEDFCQKLASVQNILLSYVISLVRDVDTARDITQETNLALWRKRRSYSPAESFNSWALRFAHLQTLAALKSRRRDRLAFDQELMGQLASEAADVYGDLEDRVLKLRECLSRLPRHQHDIVLLRYHNESQLTAEVSPGANTIDFELTSS
- a CDS encoding sulfatase, whose translation is MRRLSFCIALITYLNALAAPQVVRGEEQTELSQTAKPPNLLFILTDQHRQDGVGAYGLSSVKTPHIDRLAIDGIRFELAYAAQPVCSPNRASIFSGLYPHGHGVPENNIPLPEKVVTFANRLQSAGYETGYFGKWHLGRRFGTGFEQFPEYPADGRGKDHYFIMADGSRRYAPDVLTDDAIEFLRKKRDRPFFAMLSYYPPHPPYSVPQKYEDLYLKDYPDEPLRRSYYGMCTKVDEQIGRLLDVLDELDVRDNTLIVFTTEHGHFFQGGGGRGDRLDKRSLKRACYDEAARIPLVMCLPGVIPDGQTSRQLICSVDLKPTLLNLLGLEIPENLHGHDLSEVVRGRVKQLRNYLVFVNVPFVEQPERGLERCVRNDQWKLILSDTVNPELYDMHNDPQEHHNLYEQRRDSPVVRGLVNDLAEWSDEVHDPLTPQLINQLAPSEAGIQQSP
- a CDS encoding FAD-dependent oxidoreductase; the encoded protein is MKNSESSTHRRRFLKSVVAGVAIGSSGVQVRLAEGADNQKGQTPASFPEIAKGEVLRTDGELVAENALRESARTIPVAGRSDVLVCGGGPAGIGAALAAARAGASVQLIEVGGCLGGVWTAGLLTKILNGGGKAGVMQELLSDLAERGSSVARETSGTVYDPELMKLLLEEKCIEAGVKIQLHTRLVGTVTNQKNQIVAIITESKSGRQAWVAQRFIDCSGDGDLAAQAGCQFDVGIGSQCECQPMSLIALLTGIEPSEVTEFIRENGSAAKSRLLKLMRGAGIKPSYRAPTLRHLHSGIFSLMTNHEYGVSATDAGQVTEATIRARAEVHAIVHDLRKLGGPWSNLAVVSSAEQIGVREGRRIRGRYTITGNDIITGLRHKDAVCRANFAIDVHNVFPDGSNPADVKRYRSAGVKAYDIPLPALIAADVDGLMMAGRCISGDFIAHSSYRVTGNSVPMGEAAGLTSVASLKQGVMPHELSWDTVQKAT
- a CDS encoding DUF1559 domain-containing protein, with the protein product MHFIMVAEGGYAEVAAAPPYANTEGFRLTAWLRGTVPFGPVMNGFLTPNSQIPDAISGSSKLTAARSYHSGIANVLLMDGSVRGAGDSIDETLYRALWTRSGGEIIGEF